A single Calidifontibacter indicus DNA region contains:
- the recR gene encoding recombination mediator RecR encodes MYEGVVQDLIDELGRLPGIGPKSAQRIAFHILQADSADVNRLVEVLQTVKARVRFCDTCFNVAESEQCRICADPRRDRTQLCVVEEPKDVLAMERTREFKGVYHVLGGAIDPMGGVGPDDLKITELFRRLGQEPIEEVLIATNPNHIGEATATYLVRSIRPMGIQLSRLASGLPVGGDLEYADEVTLGRAIEGRKVLTNV; translated from the coding sequence GTGTACGAAGGCGTAGTTCAAGACCTCATTGACGAGCTCGGCCGGTTGCCCGGCATCGGGCCCAAATCGGCGCAGCGCATCGCCTTCCACATCCTGCAGGCCGACAGCGCCGACGTGAACCGCCTCGTCGAGGTGCTGCAGACGGTGAAGGCGCGGGTGCGTTTCTGCGACACCTGCTTCAACGTCGCCGAGTCGGAGCAGTGCCGCATCTGCGCCGACCCCCGCCGCGACCGCACCCAGCTGTGCGTGGTCGAGGAACCCAAGGACGTGCTCGCGATGGAGCGCACCCGCGAGTTCAAGGGCGTTTACCACGTGCTCGGTGGCGCGATCGATCCGATGGGAGGCGTCGGCCCCGACGACCTCAAGATCACCGAACTCTTCCGGCGCCTCGGCCAGGAACCCATCGAGGAAGTGCTGATCGCCACCAACCCCAACCACATCGGTGAAGCCACCGCCACCTACCTGGTGCGCTCGATCCGTCCGATGGGCATCCAACTGTCGCGGCTGGCGTCGGGCCTGCCGGTGGGCGGCGACCTCGAGTACGCCGACGAGGTCACCCTCGGGCGCGCCATCGAAGGACGAAAGGTGCTGACGAATGTCTGA